One Microplitis mediator isolate UGA2020A chromosome 3, iyMicMedi2.1, whole genome shotgun sequence DNA segment encodes these proteins:
- the LOC130664594 gene encoding uncharacterized protein LOC130664594 — MNQLKSTLFLFQRGYRSSRKFKTPKVPRDKNTRDEKKLYPNIQDTDIQIDEDYTEHDMDEPDLSFAHISYDQHRRESYIAKHKLKGRIVAQKYFKSENPNFITWAERDQIKSLHKKDSIEWTPDRLSQSFPALPETIYKLLKSKWTPKSVEVVAKYDQKIIENWAQFKAGNLNVEPRLAAHLENFKGRKIQVTDLKEIAEKFVKPPRVFPTPKSKVFTSIVQNYIEQTKAGEGNTKPLEITDGKTKRKTKITDMTLFHSTDKSKGAKYTTYENFLEDNVNKISDKKELDIEDHLLINEYKQQQNKVPVLNNFDTNVSVKNEDNSVEEAATSDESKVSIPVPEFDIDKNSLETGILEWKKKEFGAEEDYPRFIKIPRAKAKLGVTFKIKDRYYDSDGEFLYRVPGLRS; from the exons atgaatcaattaaaaagtaCTTTGTTTCTATTTCAAAGAGGTTATCGTAGCTcccgaaaatttaaaactccgaaAGTACCACGAGATAAAAATACTAGAGATGAGAAAAAACTGTATCCTAACATCCAAGACACCGATATCCAAATTGATGAAGACTACACTGAACATGATATGGATGAACCCGATCTTTCATTTGCTCATATATCATACGACCAACATAGgag GGAATCATATATAGCAAAACATAAGCTAAAAGGAAGAATCGTCGcacagaaatattttaaatctgaAAATCCAAATTTTATAACGTGGGCTGAAAGAGatcaaataaaaagtttacataaaaaagACAGCATTGAATGGACTCCAGATCGACTTAGTCAATCGTTTCCTGCATTACCAGaaacaatatataaattattaaaatctaaGTGGACCCCAAAATCAGTGGAGGTTGTAGCCAAGTATGACcagaaaataattgaaaattggGCACAATTTAAGGCGGGGAATTTAAATGTTGAGCCTCGGCTTGCAGctcatttagaaaatttcaaaggcCGTAAAATTCAAGTTACAGATTTGAAAGAAATAGCAGAAAAATTTGTCAAACCACCCCGGGTTTTTCCAACTCCTAAGAGCAAAGTTTTTACAAGCATCGTACAAAATTATATCGAACAAACGAAAGCAGGTGAAGGAAATACTAAACCACTGGAAATTACTGATGGTAAAACAAAAAGGAAAACGAAAATTACAGACATGACTTTGTTCCATTCGACTGATAAATCTAAAGGCGCAAAGTATACAACATATGAAAACTTTCTTGAAGATAACGTTAACAaaatttctgataaaaaaGAATTGGATATTGAGGATCATCTGCTTATTAATGAATACAAACAGCAGCAAAATAAAGTACCggttttgaataatttcgaTACAAATGTGTCTGTAAAAAATGAAGACAATTCAGTAGAAGAAGCAGCAACGTCAGATGAATCTAAAGTTTCAATACCAGTGCCGGAATTTGATATAGATAAGAATAGTTTGGAAACTGGAATTCTTGAATGGAAAAAGAAAGAATTCGGTGCTGAAGAAGACTATCcaagatttattaaaataccaCGTGCGAAAGCTAAGCTAGGAGtgactttcaaaataaaagatcGATATTATGACAGCGATGGGGAATTTTTATACAGGGTACCGGGATTAAGATCGTAA